Proteins encoded within one genomic window of bacterium:
- a CDS encoding type III pantothenate kinase, giving the protein MAKLLVIDVGNTHTVLGVYEGARLLQHWRIQTEEGRTEDEYGVLIRSLLSGPEAADLGGVAVACVVPAMNVTISALCRKHLGLEPLVVGPGIRTAMPILYDKPQEVGADRIVNAIAAFERTRDTTIVVDFGTPTVLDYITKRGEYAGGVLAPGLGISSHALFSRAAKLYEVELVAPKQVVGRNTVHAMQSGVVLGHVAMVDGLVERIQRENKVKARVLATGSWAAIVAPESSTIEEVDEFLTLEGLRIIYERNQE; this is encoded by the coding sequence ATGGCGAAACTGTTGGTGATCGACGTCGGCAACACCCACACCGTGCTCGGCGTGTACGAGGGCGCCAGGCTGCTGCAGCACTGGCGCATCCAGACGGAGGAGGGGCGGACCGAGGACGAGTACGGGGTGCTGATCCGCAGTCTGCTCAGCGGCCCGGAGGCGGCGGACCTGGGCGGCGTCGCGGTGGCGTGCGTGGTGCCGGCGATGAACGTCACGATCAGCGCCCTCTGCCGCAAGCATCTCGGGCTCGAGCCGCTGGTGGTGGGGCCGGGCATCCGCACCGCGATGCCGATCCTCTACGACAAGCCGCAGGAGGTCGGCGCCGACCGCATCGTCAACGCCATCGCCGCCTTCGAACGCACGCGCGACACCACCATCGTCGTCGACTTCGGCACGCCGACGGTGCTCGATTACATCACCAAGCGCGGCGAGTACGCCGGCGGCGTCCTCGCGCCCGGGCTGGGGATCTCCAGCCACGCCCTGTTCTCGCGCGCCGCCAAGCTCTACGAGGTGGAGCTGGTGGCGCCGAAGCAGGTGGTCGGCCGCAACACCGTGCACGCGATGCAGTCGGGAGTGGTGCTCGGCCACGTCGCCATGGTCGACGGCCTGGTCGAGCGCATCCAGCGCGAGAACAAGGTGAAGGCGCGCGTCCTCGCCACCGGCAGTTGGGCCGCGATCGTCGCTCCCGAATCGAGCACCATCGAGGAAGTGGACGAGTTCTTGACCCTGGAAGGGCTGCGGATCATTTACGAGCGGAATCAAGAATAG
- a CDS encoding elongation factor G, giving the protein MAHEVSQIRNVGIVGQGGGGKTSLADAILFAAGATTRLGSVDDGTSAFDFEPEETRRKLSLTTAFHHAPWKKHELTVVDTPGYINFLTDGLNCMRACTVAVFVLEPHAGGVKVEGERVWSRAEQLGLPVLAFVTKMDRENADFDGALTDLTDLLQAKPVPIQLPLGSADSFRGAVDLLSMKALIYQPNGQVKEEAIPTELADAARAARERLMEAVAETDDALVEQYLERGALTDEQLIGALGTAVRERRFVPVLCGAGARGLGIAPLLDFVVAHTPAPFGVAGGEDPRNGEPIERECVPSAPFSAVVLKNIVDPFSGKLSVFQVVSGEVASDSTVLNVQKDGKERLGHLLRLEGRKQSQVDKLTTGEIGAVAKLKDTEAGHTLADEKAPIRYPGLVPFSAAISFAIEPKAKGDEDKAVQGLHKLMEEDPTLQMQRDAQTKEIILSGVGQLHIEVAVEKLKRKFGVDVELKAPKVPYKETIKGHAKAQGRLKKQTGGRGQFGDCWLEVSPLPRGAGFEFVDGIVGGVIPRQFIPAVEKGVREAMHEGVLAHYEMVDVRVKVYDGSFHTVDSSEMAFKIAASMGFKTAVQQAKPILLEPIMAMEIAVPDDCMGDVIGDLNSRRGKVLGVDPKVGSQVIRALVPMAEVLRYSPDLRSMTSGRGAFTMEFDHYEELPAHLVDKVVKEAEERRAAQQH; this is encoded by the coding sequence ATGGCACACGAGGTGAGTCAGATCCGGAATGTCGGCATCGTCGGGCAGGGCGGCGGCGGCAAGACGTCCCTGGCCGATGCGATCCTCTTTGCCGCCGGCGCGACGACCCGGCTCGGCAGCGTCGACGACGGCACGTCGGCGTTCGACTTCGAGCCCGAGGAGACGCGCCGCAAGTTGAGCCTGACCACCGCCTTCCACCACGCGCCATGGAAGAAGCACGAGCTGACGGTGGTCGACACGCCGGGCTACATCAACTTCCTCACCGACGGCCTCAACTGCATGCGCGCCTGCACCGTGGCGGTGTTCGTCCTCGAGCCGCACGCCGGCGGCGTCAAGGTGGAGGGCGAGCGGGTGTGGAGCCGCGCCGAGCAGCTCGGCCTGCCGGTGCTCGCCTTCGTCACCAAGATGGACCGCGAGAACGCCGACTTCGACGGCGCGCTCACGGACCTCACCGACCTGCTGCAGGCGAAGCCGGTGCCCATCCAGCTTCCGCTCGGCAGCGCCGACAGCTTCAGGGGGGCGGTCGACCTGCTGAGCATGAAGGCGCTGATCTACCAGCCCAACGGCCAGGTGAAGGAGGAGGCGATCCCGACCGAGCTCGCCGACGCCGCCAGGGCGGCGCGCGAGCGGCTGATGGAGGCGGTGGCCGAGACCGACGACGCGCTGGTCGAGCAGTACCTGGAGCGCGGCGCGCTCACCGACGAGCAGCTCATCGGCGCGCTCGGCACCGCGGTGCGCGAGCGGCGCTTCGTGCCGGTGCTGTGCGGCGCCGGCGCCAGGGGCCTCGGCATCGCGCCGCTGCTCGACTTCGTGGTCGCGCACACGCCGGCGCCGTTCGGCGTCGCCGGCGGCGAGGATCCCAGGAACGGCGAGCCGATCGAGCGCGAGTGCGTGCCGTCGGCGCCGTTCTCGGCGGTGGTGCTCAAGAACATCGTCGATCCCTTCTCCGGCAAGCTGTCGGTGTTCCAGGTGGTGAGCGGGGAGGTGGCGAGCGACTCGACGGTGCTCAACGTGCAGAAGGACGGCAAGGAGCGCCTCGGCCATCTCCTGCGCCTGGAGGGCAGGAAGCAGAGCCAGGTGGACAAGCTGACCACCGGCGAGATCGGCGCCGTCGCCAAGCTCAAGGACACCGAGGCCGGCCACACGCTGGCCGACGAGAAAGCGCCGATCCGCTACCCCGGCCTGGTCCCGTTCTCCGCCGCCATCTCGTTCGCCATCGAGCCGAAGGCCAAGGGCGACGAGGACAAGGCGGTGCAGGGCCTGCACAAGCTGATGGAGGAGGACCCGACGCTGCAGATGCAGCGCGACGCGCAGACCAAGGAGATCATCCTCTCCGGCGTCGGCCAGTTGCACATCGAGGTGGCGGTCGAGAAGCTGAAGCGCAAGTTCGGCGTCGACGTCGAGCTCAAGGCGCCGAAGGTCCCGTACAAGGAGACCATCAAGGGGCACGCCAAGGCGCAGGGCCGGCTGAAGAAGCAGACCGGCGGCCGTGGCCAGTTCGGCGACTGCTGGCTCGAGGTCTCGCCCCTGCCGCGCGGCGCCGGCTTCGAGTTCGTCGACGGCATCGTCGGCGGCGTCATCCCGCGCCAGTTCATCCCGGCGGTGGAGAAGGGCGTGCGCGAGGCCATGCACGAGGGCGTTCTCGCCCACTACGAGATGGTGGACGTGCGGGTGAAGGTCTACGACGGCTCGTTCCACACCGTCGACTCCTCGGAAATGGCGTTCAAGATCGCCGCCTCGATGGGCTTCAAGACGGCGGTGCAGCAGGCCAAGCCGATCCTGCTCGAGCCGATCATGGCGATGGAGATCGCCGTGCCCGACGACTGCATGGGTGACGTCATCGGCGACCTCAACAGCCGCCGCGGCAAGGTGCTCGGCGTCGACCCCAAGGTCGGCTCGCAGGTCATCCGCGCCCTGGTGCCGATGGCCGAGGTGCTGCGCTACTCCCCCGACCTGCGCTCGATGACCAGCGGCCGCGGCGCCTTCACCATGGAGTTCGACCACTACGAGGAGCTGCCCGCGCACCTGGTCGACAAGGTGGTGAAGGAGGCGGAGGAGCGCCGGGCGGCGCAGCAGCACTGA